The stretch of DNA ccccatgtaacctcacGATATTATTCTTGTAGCCATTCGCCAATTGATCCTTACTCTATGTATCTTTTatgggaataaaatgagctgacttaaTCAGTCGAtcaacgatcacccaaatcatctTATTACCTTGTTGTGTCCTCGGTaatcccacaatgaaatccatgaagatagattcccacttccactaaGGTACCtctagagactgaatcttaccttacgGTCTTCGCTGCTCTCCTTTGACTCTCTAGCAAGTCAAACATCGAGCCGCAAACTCAGTTGTCtccctcttcatcccaggccaccaaaaagtctgcTTAAGATCCTTACAAAGCTTCTCACCACCTGGATGCACTGAATACGAAGTGCAATAAGCCTCCGCCATAATTATCTTTTTCATCTCCTCATccttaggtacacaccatctccaataacaccgaacactcccatcagaatgaatagagaaccgagacactgtccccttCTCTACTTCAgccctccactcctgaatcttaggatcaagagcATGTTTCctccgaatatcatcataaagatctggtttTACTGTCAAATCTCTTATAGCATCCTTTTTCtggatcacatgtatccccatcttggtCACTTCATCTTTCAACCTTATCAGtgacatagttgtgcatagagaatgcacactcctCCCACTCAACGCATCAGCCACAACATTCGCCTtctcttcatggtagataatgtcCATGTAAGGAGCAGGTTATGAGCTTAAGGAAACCATTCaagtacttcaatatgtgggggaAGGTAGACCATTACATTACTCATTTGACTGAATGGTGGGATCATAACACTCAGGGTACAAAGATGTATAAGTTGGTTACTAAGATCAAGAACCTCAAACAGCATTTCAGGAGATAAAACAGAGACAATTTTACTGATATTGAAAATACTAGTGGGATTCCTCTGGGAAATCTTGAATACATTCGGCAAAAAATTGCAGAGAATCTTGGGAGTGTCTTCTGGTTGCAGAAGGAACAGGCTGCTACCACTGAGTATAAAGAATTATTAGTAGCTTGCACTCAGTTTTTGAGTCAAAAGGCTAAGACGGCCTGGATAAAAGATGGGGACTGCAAGTCAGGGTACTTTCATGGTGTGATTAAATCAAAGTTCATGAGGAATCAGGTCCCTTACATCAAAAATATGGAGGGAGATGAGTGTGATGATCCACAGACTATTCCGAAAGCTTTTCTGAATTATTATAAGCATCTGTTAGGGACTGAGGTTCATACAGATCATGTAAATTCACTCATTGTCAGGAGAGGTAAAGTTTGCAATAATGCTCAATGGTATCTTTTGTTGAAACCTGTCACAAAGATGGAAATAAAAGATGCAATTTTCTCTATCCCTGAGCATAAagctcctggacctgatgggttttCTAGTGCCTTCTATAAGGATTCTTGGAGTATCATAGGGGATGAAGTGTGTGAGGCAGTGTTGGATTTCTTTAAGACATGCAAGTTGCTGAAGCAAGTGAATACTACTATTCTGACTCTCATACCTAAGTGCTTCATGCTTACTCATGTTACACAGTTCAGACCAATTGCTTGTTATAATGTTCTGTATAAGTGTATTTCTAAGATTTTGTGCACAAGGTTGGCAGGAGTCTTGCCTGATATTATTAGCTTGAATCAAGGGGAGCTTATAAAAGGCAAAAGCATTAATGAAAATATCTTGGTGTGTCAAGATCTTGTCAGGCTCTACAATAGACAAGCTTGTACCCCAAGGTGTATGTTCAAGATGGATCTTATGAAAGCTTATGACTCGGTTAGCTGGCAGTTCATCGAGGAGATCTTGGATGCCTTTCATTTTCCTCCAATTTTCAGCAAGCTCATGTTGGAGTGTGTTAGGAGTGCCTCTTTTTCTCTTGCAGTGAGTGGTGAAACTTTTGGGTTCTTCTCTAGTAAAAGAGGACTCAGGCAAGGGGACCCCATGTCTCCTCTCTTATTTACTCTTTGTATGGAGTATCTAAGTAGGATCATTTTATGTGCCACTGAAAAAATGAAGTTCAACTATCACCCTTTGTGCAAACAAATCAAACTTACTCAtttaatgtttgctgatgatttacTCTTGTTTTGTAAGGGTGATGCAGCTTCTATCATGGTTTTGCTCAGAGCTTATTCTTCGTTTTTAGCTGCTTTAGGATTAAAAATGAATGCTCAAAAATCTAATGCTTATTTTAATGGGGTAGGCAGTAGACTTAAGGAAGAAATTCTAAGTGTATCTGGGTTTATGGAAGGCAAGCTACCATTTAAATATCTTGGTGTTCCTATCACAGCAGGAAGATTGAAGAAGAATGATTGTGCTGTGCTCATTGATAAAATTGTTGAAAGGATAAGGACCTTAGGAGCAAAAAAGCTCTCTTATATATGCTGGCAGACTTGTCTTAGTCACTTCTGTACTGTCCACATTGCATACTTACTGGGCAGCTATGTTTGTGTTGCCTAAAGGAGTGATGGACAGAGTTGATGCTATATGCAGGAATTATCTTTGGGAGGGGAGTACTGAATTTTTTAAAGCTCCTAGGGTTGCCTGGGCAAAAGTTTGTGTTCTTAAAAATCCGATGGGAGGGGAGTACTGAATTTTCCTCTATCGCATATCTAACTCCTtctgagtaaagatgtacttcaaactttctcaaaccggagttactcaagaccaagtccgatgggtattgtttcctttttctttgatcgaTACCGCAAAGCAAttgttgaagagcctagacaaggctacccttggtattgattcatggaagaagttagcacttgccttctacaagaaattatatcctccggagaagaccaatatgttgagagcccaaatcaccgggttcaagcaaagggatgaagaatcattgtgtgaagcataggagagatttaaggacacttgtcgttcttgtccacaccatgggcttagtgagtggttccttgtgcaacaattttggaacggtttatatgaagattcccgcaacattctcaatatgggatccaatgggatgtttaccgaagttgatgacaattaaacatgggccaaaatcgaagagatggcggttcacaattcccaatatagtaggcctcgaaaggccactagaggagaaaggcatgaggtagattccatcacataattgggtgctcaactaagtgctcatatcgacaccatcaatttgaagtttgagaaggccatggctaagcttgatgaagcttccaaatcacccaaacaacatgtcaatactatggtggcatcatcctcaattccaagtggagtatgtgaaagttgtggaactttgggacataagcaaagtgaatgtaggggaacaaatgaactaGTGAATGATTTCCAAGCATATAAGAGTGGTatcccttattccaactactataacaagaataccaaatttcatccaaatctttcatacaagagccaaaatgtccaaaaccttCAACCaaaatacaccccacctccaatgagaaatcaagctcaaagaccctttttcaaccaaagccaaggttatcaaaatcaaccttcctacaatcaatccaatgaccaaacctttgatgttcaaaaagcggtcctccaaatgcaaaagaaccaacaagaattcttcacccaaatgcaaaaagatagtcaagttaaggaaatcaccatcaacaacatacttgcgcacaccaaaatgttagacactcaaatgactcaattagcatcttctagctctcaaagacaaaaagggcaattaccacctcaaagtaatcccccaagacatgagacggttagtgccatacatttgaggagtggtacaagatatgaagggctaaagaggccaattgatgaagatattgtggatgctaGTAACAAGCAAAGAGTtatggagaactctaaggaggtagatccttctaccaatgaagtttcaaagaagaagaatgaagagaatgctaaggaaaaagagcctattgtgattagacttccattcccaagtcgtcaagatAAGCGTaagtttgatgagcaacttggaaagttcatggaaattatgaagaacttagaagtctcaatcccattcacggaattgatcaatcatgttccagcctatgcaaagtacatgaaagatattcttaacaagaagaaatccatccgaaagctagagcctattgcctttaccaaagtgagtagtgctattcttcaaggaagttcccctccaaaactcataaatatccgggaagtttttctattccatgcaccattggcgacactacaatcaacaaagcattatgtgatcttggagcaagtgtaagtgtcatgccatactcggtgtgtaAAAGGCTAGGAATAGGAGAGCTCAAATCCaccaacattactcttcaaatggcggatcgatcaacaaagatacctttaggagtatgggaggatgtgcccgtgagaattggcaaattcttcatcccggtagactttgtcattgtagacatgggggaggattccaacattcctatcattttaggaagaccttttttgcataccgcgggagcggtaattgatgtgaaacatggagagctcgcacttgaagtgggggatgagacaatcactttcaatcttgacaaaacaatgagagctccccgacaaCATGAGCTATGCTTCATGATcaatcattatagccgagaaagtgattgAAAGAAGTTAGCATCTCTATGCAAAGATCAGGCTATGGGTAAAGcaacaccacccatatggaagaaggaagtggatgaccttcaagtagctctattcggagagcaaggaattttcaacaacaatgagagcttgaatagctcacccatcatgacaagtaatgaagaaggcctcattggccatgacaacaagaaagaagagttgctcttgtcaactcatgacatcattggggaacaagctagtAAAGTTTGCGGTCTATGGGATGATaaatttgaaggattagtcaatccttatattggaaatgctatgaccttagaccaaggctttgttgatccttgTCATCATCTTGGCTCGggtcaccaccatgaagaacacaatgcACAAAGATCTATTcaagatctttataatgaaaataagcaagccttcgactacttctacaaggtgttgagcaacatcaacaacaccttggctttgccccctttgacatctcatccaagaatgagagtttggtggagtcctccctaaaccaccatttgtaaatattctaacccctctaactagcattttatttcctttattgcatctttgtcatttttggatttgcatttttgtgctttgatcaagattttttaCATGAcagcaagtgagggaggtattttaacgtgttttaatgtgtagtgtttgatatagtgtggggatggcaaatgcctaggctaacCGAGCCTTTTAGCGCACCCACAACATTGAacaaaggaaaagaagaaagaatgatATGGAAAAAGGAATCCCCACgggcagacctgagctcgtggaaGCTTAAGATGATTCAGGTGTCCCCAGAggtaatccgagcgtcctgacttTAGGACGCGGGTCCTGGGAAAGTTTGAAGTGAAGGAATTATCATGTAAGAAAAACCGCACAAATCATCCTCAGTACGCTCGTTCCCAACTTTGAGACGCTCATCTTGGCAGCAGTCCGCGCGTCCTGGCATGCTTCAAGTTTATGAAATTATCCTGTAAAGAAATATGCACGTTCCCaggagaatccgagcatccccagaaggaatccgctcgagctgagaCTGATCCGCGCGTCCTGGCACGGGTTTGCAATTTCATGAAATCCTGTAAGCTGATCCGAGCATCCCGTGTCTGATCCGCCCGTCCCTAGCTGCTACTTAAGCATAACACGGGACAATCTTCCTCTTtccaattcatttctatctttcacaaacacaaacacacaccttttcttcctcaaaaccctcaatcccctcattcaaaaacaccaatttctcaacaaaattcaccaccatccaaacaaaacttgctcaaaataagattaaatcactcctttatcaacaaaagaccatctaaacatcaaattcttcataaattgaatcaattttctagggtttgggtacaaattcgaaaatcctaaaaTTGATTGAGGAATTTATTGAAGTTTGAGGAaacaaggagcattcaagcacaatcttggtttgttgatacaaatTTAAGAAGGAGAACataatggcaagaacaaaaggcggaaacaaggcacccaaaaccccaaatttatcaaagagacaacgagctcttcttgcatctaaggctttggtagtggtccaaccaagggtggaaatccaagaaaccgcaactcctattgaggaagctactacACCTACTCCGGTTATAGAACAATTGTCAAATTTTCCagaggtaactttcttaaccgatgctcataggaatgcatttttatCCCTTTCTAAAAAAGACTATTGTGGCCACCAAGTTTATATGTCAAGATGCCTTATaaaaattgggtgtgcttgagagaactagagcatttttcgagtccatgaggttgttaaccctctttgaaatggaagaattgacttacccttcattgaccatgaagttcATAAGCTCTTTGAAGGTGTATAAGATAGAGACTCGACATTATGTTGAATTCcgtcttgagaacaagagtagaagaATGGCTTTGAGTGAGTTTGGTAAAGTATTTGGTCTTTGACAATATCATGAATTTGAGAAGAAGCCTTTAaaatatgatgccgcacccctttggaaagcgaTTACCGGGCGAAAATTTGACTCTTTCCGGGAGTGTCATGCTTTATATGTTCACCATCCGGgaataagagtatggcacaagtttgtgggTAATACCTTGATTGCTACAAAAGGCACCAATCACTTTACCGATCTTGATTTTGTCTACCTCGAGTCCACcatgaatatcaatggaaagttcaccaaaaagtacaacattcttcaactattgcttgattggtggcttgagattgataatgggaaagatggAGTGGCGTTCATTGTAAACGGAGGCTTAGTAACATGGTTagctaagcactttaacccaaatttcaataAAGATAAaacctacaaaccggttaaagggagcaacctcctttatatgagcactatgatcaacaaattccattgggtcaagaatgacaatcttgacaacaagtatAAGTGGATcatcaaagaagctaagtcctttgTCTTGCCAAGCAAGATTTGTCGTCTCTCCGTCCGTAGACCCGACTACCTTTTACCCGTCTCCGAGGAAGCCAAAGTGATCATCAAGCAACATAGGGAACCAAATaccaagccctcctcctcct from Silene latifolia isolate original U9 population chromosome 10, ASM4854445v1, whole genome shotgun sequence encodes:
- the LOC141607832 gene encoding uncharacterized protein LOC141607832, which translates into the protein MDIIYHEEKANVVADALSGRSVHSLCTTMSLIRLKDEVTKMGIHVIQKKDAIRDLTVKPDLYDDIRRKHALDPKIQEWRAEVEKGTVSRWCVPKDEEMKKIIMAEAYCTSYSVHPGGEKLCKDLKQTFWWPGMKRETTEFAARCLTC